The following proteins come from a genomic window of Dysidea avara chromosome 12, odDysAvar1.4, whole genome shotgun sequence:
- the LOC136240388 gene encoding uncharacterized protein isoform X2, with translation MTSKLKSWSGNSSSLWFAMKVEKDLQKSATNFATTKSNAMSSLLQWSKGEQNQVFGQIFGKIAELNWMWEKTIEKFVEQFEAAKKKGDAACITTRDDELKTMISQYTSMQEKVAGIISKLEHTKVTSVKAALKEQANAYVNMARKCQAIFTAQRAVAEIIPVQTHKSALLSNQHVFFENISKLVDSLSKKLGLVLPHKERSDTANPVPARSRAATISHAPRGKIKLPAPPRSSQSLNISESLCEPIYITPNRKRSASMKPTINAAATQTIQKKVTEPYKSVEDWFPSQKYMPDSEDQENLHVSIGSYKRKDSSHYDKIEFERKQSKTHSLQIQTSNPQSDYVTILADTERADYTSGMTQSHPDSYLHYTNESDCTQVQEVSIGYNSLQLPAAASRYSHHASFPRSPEHKVDSLPPVDTSSPREPSSPNTLSPDYEELVSEELQTDTSSEDRVRDSNYKDYQFVRIKKHVDSSPVVSLCVTGNASLQHKPQLSRSCEDFSGGISNRLKLVHQSLSLDVPSSNDDSQLSMKSHSVDQVNTLAALNEEVYSFIANSLYPERKVKSLSQPSLSEIFKRYCQNEHTMPVGVPLKRDNKRKLLFGKDASLDSKMSSECSSLCSSVELLSDNSGTTFPTQPGMSEH, from the exons ATGACTAGTAAGCTCAAGTCTTGGAGTGGCAATAGCTCATCCCTCTGGTTTGCAATGAAAGTAGAGAAAGACCTacaaaaatcagctacaaattttGCCACTACTAAAAGCAATG CAATGAGTAGTTTGTTGCAATGGAGCAAGGGAGAGCAGAACCAAGTGTTTGGTCAGATATTTGGGAAAATTGCTGAACTAAACTGGATGTGGGAGAAAACCATTGAAAAATTTGTTGAACAG TTTGAAGCAGCCAAAAAGAAGGGTGATGCAGCATGCATCACAACACGAGATGATGAATTGAAAACA ATGATATCACAATACACTTCAATGCAGGAGAAAGTAGCAggtatcatcagcaaattgGAACATACCAaa GTAACATCTGTGAAGGCAGCATTGAAAGAGCAAGCTAATGCCTATGTAAACATGGCAAGAAAATGTCAGGCTATCTTTACTGCACAACGAGCTGTGGCAGAAATCATCCCAGTTCAAACTCATAAAAGTGCCTTACTATCAAATCAACATG TATTTTTTGAGAATATCTCTAAGCTTGTTGACTCACTGAGTAAGAAGTTAGGATTAGTGCTACCACATAAAGAAAGGAGTGATACAGCAAATCC TGTTCCTGCCAGATCTAGAGCAGCAACAATTTCACATGCACCCAGAG GCAAAATTAAGCTACCAGCTCCCCCAAGGAGTTCCCAGTCTTTAAACATTTCTGAATCACTATGTGAACCAATATACATTACTCCAAATAGGAAACGATCTG CCTCAATGAAGCCGACTATCAATGCAGCTGCAACACAAACCATTCAAAAGAAGGTAACAGAACCTTATAAGAGTGTGGAAGATTGGTTTCCATCTCAAAAATACATGCCAGATTCTGAAGACCAAGAAAATTTACATGTAAGCATAGGATCATACAAAAGGAAAGATTCTAGTCATTACGACAAAATAGAATTTGAAAGAAAACAGTCTAAAACTCATAGCCTTCAAATTCAAACAAGTAACCCACAATCAGACTATGTTACCATCCTAGCAGACACAGAAAGAGCTGATTATACCTCAGGGATGACTCAGAGTCATCCTGATTCATACTTGCACTACACTAATGAAAGTGACTGTACACAAGTACAAGAAGTCTCCATTGGGTATAATTCTCTCCAACTTCCAGCTGCAGCTAGCAGATATTCCCATCATGCCTCCTTTCCACGTTCACCAGAACATAAAGTTGACAGTCTTCCTCCAGTTGATACTTCATCACCACGGGAGCCTTCTTCACCAAACACACTCTCTCCTGACTATGAGGAACTGGTTAGTGAAGAACTGCAAACAGATACATCATCTGAAGACAGAGTAAGAGATTCCAATTACAAAGATTATCAGTTTGTTAGAATTAAGAAACATGTAGACTCATCCCCAGTTGTTAGCTTATGTGTTACTGGTAATGCATCATTACAACATAAGCCCCAGCTGTCACGTTCATGTGAAGATTTCTCCGGCGGTATTAGTAACAGACTCAAACTAGTTCATCAATCATTAAGTTTGGATGTCCCCAGCAGCAATGATGATAGTCAGCTCAGCATGAAGTCACACAGTGTGGACCAAGTGAATACATTAGCAGCACTCAACGAAGAGGTATACTCCTTCATAGCAAATTCTTTATACCCTGAAAGGAAAGTAAAAAGCTTAAGCCAGCCATCTTTGAGTGAGATTTTTAAAAGATATTGCCAAAATGAGCATACAATGCCTGTGGGTGTACCACTCAAAAGGGACAATAAGAGAAAATTATTGTTTGGGAAAGATGCATCCCTTGATAGCAAGATGTCTTCTGAGTGTAGCTCACTATGCAGTTCTGTAGAACTGCTTTCTGATAACAGTGGCACTACTTTCCCAACACAACCAGGAATGTCAGAACACTGA
- the LOC136240388 gene encoding uncharacterized protein isoform X1, with translation MTSKLKSWSGNSSSLWFAMKVEKDLQKSATNFATTKSNAMSSLLQWSKGEQNQVFGQIFGKIAELNWMWEKTIEKFVEQYSSYQHYLKMLFKTEKEMDEHNEELMTCYSKMTKAKHQFEAAKKKGDAACITTRDDELKTMISQYTSMQEKVAGIISKLEHTKVTSVKAALKEQANAYVNMARKCQAIFTAQRAVAEIIPVQTHKSALLSNQHVFFENISKLVDSLSKKLGLVLPHKERSDTANPVPARSRAATISHAPRGKIKLPAPPRSSQSLNISESLCEPIYITPNRKRSASMKPTINAAATQTIQKKVTEPYKSVEDWFPSQKYMPDSEDQENLHVSIGSYKRKDSSHYDKIEFERKQSKTHSLQIQTSNPQSDYVTILADTERADYTSGMTQSHPDSYLHYTNESDCTQVQEVSIGYNSLQLPAAASRYSHHASFPRSPEHKVDSLPPVDTSSPREPSSPNTLSPDYEELVSEELQTDTSSEDRVRDSNYKDYQFVRIKKHVDSSPVVSLCVTGNASLQHKPQLSRSCEDFSGGISNRLKLVHQSLSLDVPSSNDDSQLSMKSHSVDQVNTLAALNEEVYSFIANSLYPERKVKSLSQPSLSEIFKRYCQNEHTMPVGVPLKRDNKRKLLFGKDASLDSKMSSECSSLCSSVELLSDNSGTTFPTQPGMSEH, from the exons ATGACTAGTAAGCTCAAGTCTTGGAGTGGCAATAGCTCATCCCTCTGGTTTGCAATGAAAGTAGAGAAAGACCTacaaaaatcagctacaaattttGCCACTACTAAAAGCAATG CAATGAGTAGTTTGTTGCAATGGAGCAAGGGAGAGCAGAACCAAGTGTTTGGTCAGATATTTGGGAAAATTGCTGAACTAAACTGGATGTGGGAGAAAACCATTGAAAAATTTGTTGAACAG TACTCCAGTTATCAGCACTATCTTAAGATGCTATTTAAAACTGAAAAAGAGATGGATGAGCACAATGAGGAATTAATGACTTGTTATTCTAAAATGACTAAAGCTAAACATCAG TTTGAAGCAGCCAAAAAGAAGGGTGATGCAGCATGCATCACAACACGAGATGATGAATTGAAAACA ATGATATCACAATACACTTCAATGCAGGAGAAAGTAGCAggtatcatcagcaaattgGAACATACCAaa GTAACATCTGTGAAGGCAGCATTGAAAGAGCAAGCTAATGCCTATGTAAACATGGCAAGAAAATGTCAGGCTATCTTTACTGCACAACGAGCTGTGGCAGAAATCATCCCAGTTCAAACTCATAAAAGTGCCTTACTATCAAATCAACATG TATTTTTTGAGAATATCTCTAAGCTTGTTGACTCACTGAGTAAGAAGTTAGGATTAGTGCTACCACATAAAGAAAGGAGTGATACAGCAAATCC TGTTCCTGCCAGATCTAGAGCAGCAACAATTTCACATGCACCCAGAG GCAAAATTAAGCTACCAGCTCCCCCAAGGAGTTCCCAGTCTTTAAACATTTCTGAATCACTATGTGAACCAATATACATTACTCCAAATAGGAAACGATCTG CCTCAATGAAGCCGACTATCAATGCAGCTGCAACACAAACCATTCAAAAGAAGGTAACAGAACCTTATAAGAGTGTGGAAGATTGGTTTCCATCTCAAAAATACATGCCAGATTCTGAAGACCAAGAAAATTTACATGTAAGCATAGGATCATACAAAAGGAAAGATTCTAGTCATTACGACAAAATAGAATTTGAAAGAAAACAGTCTAAAACTCATAGCCTTCAAATTCAAACAAGTAACCCACAATCAGACTATGTTACCATCCTAGCAGACACAGAAAGAGCTGATTATACCTCAGGGATGACTCAGAGTCATCCTGATTCATACTTGCACTACACTAATGAAAGTGACTGTACACAAGTACAAGAAGTCTCCATTGGGTATAATTCTCTCCAACTTCCAGCTGCAGCTAGCAGATATTCCCATCATGCCTCCTTTCCACGTTCACCAGAACATAAAGTTGACAGTCTTCCTCCAGTTGATACTTCATCACCACGGGAGCCTTCTTCACCAAACACACTCTCTCCTGACTATGAGGAACTGGTTAGTGAAGAACTGCAAACAGATACATCATCTGAAGACAGAGTAAGAGATTCCAATTACAAAGATTATCAGTTTGTTAGAATTAAGAAACATGTAGACTCATCCCCAGTTGTTAGCTTATGTGTTACTGGTAATGCATCATTACAACATAAGCCCCAGCTGTCACGTTCATGTGAAGATTTCTCCGGCGGTATTAGTAACAGACTCAAACTAGTTCATCAATCATTAAGTTTGGATGTCCCCAGCAGCAATGATGATAGTCAGCTCAGCATGAAGTCACACAGTGTGGACCAAGTGAATACATTAGCAGCACTCAACGAAGAGGTATACTCCTTCATAGCAAATTCTTTATACCCTGAAAGGAAAGTAAAAAGCTTAAGCCAGCCATCTTTGAGTGAGATTTTTAAAAGATATTGCCAAAATGAGCATACAATGCCTGTGGGTGTACCACTCAAAAGGGACAATAAGAGAAAATTATTGTTTGGGAAAGATGCATCCCTTGATAGCAAGATGTCTTCTGAGTGTAGCTCACTATGCAGTTCTGTAGAACTGCTTTCTGATAACAGTGGCACTACTTTCCCAACACAACCAGGAATGTCAGAACACTGA